The Streptomyces sp. NBC_01689 genome includes a window with the following:
- a CDS encoding SWIM zinc finger family protein, with protein MTDSAEERTFAALPAPHGQGFAHTWWGRAWVKALEDAALDSQQLKAGRRLARAGAVGAVSVRPGRITAVVRDRDHSTHRADVLLQELADEQWDRFLDMTAERAGHVAALLDREIPAHLVEEAADAGIDLLPGLGDLEADCDCGAWDHCGHTSALCYQMARLLDHDPFTLLLLRGRAERTLLDELQRRGDRDGGADAPGLPAGRRSQGGPDSPHRGESAAEAYAAGDILPPLPSLPAPPAGPGRPPSLETGTAPAPGVDPAALEFLAGATAAEAYRLLVRAVAPGHGSQPPEEELTPEQDAVRLAAAAPDAPVAERLALGSGRDQRGLTLAVRAWQAGGVAALSVLEDEWTVEGDALARARAALASAWDEGERPSLVESRNRWTVAGAPVQIRLGRDGRWWPYREESGRWTPSGQPVGDPATALALAAGDRHGVPSDA; from the coding sequence ATGACGGACTCCGCCGAGGAGCGCACGTTCGCGGCGCTGCCCGCCCCGCACGGGCAGGGCTTCGCGCACACGTGGTGGGGCCGCGCGTGGGTGAAGGCGTTGGAGGACGCTGCACTGGACTCCCAGCAGCTCAAGGCGGGTCGCAGGCTCGCGCGCGCGGGGGCGGTGGGGGCCGTGTCGGTGCGTCCGGGGCGTATCACCGCCGTCGTCCGGGATCGCGATCACAGCACGCACCGGGCCGACGTCCTGCTGCAGGAACTGGCCGACGAACAGTGGGACCGGTTCCTCGACATGACCGCCGAACGGGCCGGACACGTCGCGGCGCTCCTCGACCGCGAGATACCGGCGCATCTGGTCGAGGAGGCGGCGGACGCCGGCATCGACCTGCTCCCCGGGCTCGGTGACCTGGAGGCCGACTGCGACTGCGGGGCTTGGGACCACTGCGGGCACACCTCGGCGCTCTGCTACCAGATGGCACGTCTGCTGGACCACGACCCGTTCACCCTGCTGCTCCTGCGCGGGCGCGCCGAGCGGACCCTGCTCGACGAGCTCCAACGGCGCGGCGATCGCGACGGCGGCGCCGACGCACCCGGCCTGCCCGCCGGACGGCGGTCCCAGGGAGGGCCGGATTCCCCTCACCGGGGTGAATCCGCCGCCGAGGCGTACGCGGCCGGTGACATCCTGCCGCCCCTGCCCTCGCTTCCCGCACCTCCCGCGGGGCCCGGACGGCCGCCGTCCTTGGAGACCGGGACCGCTCCCGCACCCGGTGTCGACCCGGCAGCCCTGGAGTTCCTGGCCGGGGCGACGGCGGCCGAGGCGTACCGGCTGCTGGTCCGGGCGGTCGCGCCGGGCCACGGATCGCAGCCGCCCGAGGAGGAACTGACACCGGAGCAGGACGCCGTCCGTCTCGCGGCTGCCGCTCCGGACGCGCCGGTCGCCGAGCGGCTCGCCCTTGGATCGGGGCGGGACCAGCGGGGGCTGACGCTCGCGGTGCGTGCCTGGCAGGCGGGTGGTGTGGCGGCCCTGTCCGTGCTCGAGGACGAGTGGACCGTGGAGGGGGACGCACTCGCCCGCGCGCGTGCCGCACTGGCGAGCGCCTGGGACGAGGGCGAGCGGCCCTCTCTGGTCGAGTCCCGCAACCGGTGGACCGTGGCGGGTGCTCCGGTCCAGATCCGCCTGGGACGGGACGGCCGGTGGTGGCCGTACCGCGAGGAGTCCGGCCGTTGGACGCCGTCGGGACAGCCGGTCGGGGATCCGGCCACGGCGCTCGCGCTGGCGGCGGGAGACCGGCACGGAGTCCCGTCGGACGCGTGA
- the xylA gene encoding xylose isomerase, with amino-acid sequence MNYQPTPEDRFTFGLWTVGWQGRDPFGDATRRALDPVESVQRLAELGAYGVTFHDDDLIPFGSSDSERESHVKRFRQALDATGMRVPMATTNLFTHPVFKDGAFTANDRDVRRYALRKTVRNIDLAVELGAQTYVAWGGREGAESGAAKDVRVALDRMKEAFDLLGEYVIDQGYDLKFAIEPKPNEPRGDILLPTVGHALAFIERLERPEMYGVNPEVGHEQMAGLNFPHGIAQALWAGKLFHIDLNGQTGIKYDQDLRFGAGDLRSAFWLVDLLESAGYAGPKHFDFKPPRTEDLDGVWASAAGCMRNYLILRERATAFRADPEVQDALRASRLDELTQPTAADGLQALLADRTAFEEFDVEAAAARGMAFERLDQLAMDHLLGARG; translated from the coding sequence ATGAACTACCAGCCCACCCCCGAGGACAGGTTCACCTTCGGCCTGTGGACCGTCGGCTGGCAGGGAAGGGACCCGTTCGGCGACGCCACCCGGCGCGCCCTCGACCCGGTCGAGTCGGTGCAGCGCCTGGCCGAGCTGGGCGCCTACGGAGTGACCTTCCACGACGACGACCTCATTCCCTTCGGGTCCTCGGACAGCGAGCGCGAGTCGCACGTCAAGCGATTCCGCCAGGCCCTGGACGCGACCGGCATGCGGGTGCCGATGGCCACCACCAACCTCTTCACGCACCCCGTCTTCAAGGACGGCGCCTTCACCGCGAACGACCGCGACGTGCGCCGCTATGCGCTGCGCAAGACGGTCCGCAACATCGACCTGGCCGTCGAGCTGGGTGCCCAGACCTACGTCGCCTGGGGCGGCCGTGAGGGCGCCGAGTCCGGTGCCGCCAAGGACGTACGCGTCGCCCTCGACCGCATGAAGGAGGCCTTCGACCTCCTCGGCGAGTACGTGATCGACCAGGGGTACGACCTGAAGTTCGCCATCGAACCGAAGCCGAACGAGCCCCGCGGCGACATCCTGCTCCCCACCGTGGGCCACGCCCTCGCGTTCATCGAGCGGCTGGAACGCCCGGAGATGTACGGCGTGAACCCCGAGGTCGGCCACGAGCAGATGGCCGGGCTCAACTTCCCGCACGGCATCGCGCAGGCACTGTGGGCGGGCAAGCTCTTCCACATCGACCTCAACGGCCAGACAGGCATCAAGTACGACCAGGACCTCCGCTTCGGCGCCGGTGACCTGCGCTCCGCCTTCTGGCTGGTCGACCTCTTGGAGAGCGCCGGGTACGCGGGACCCAAGCACTTCGACTTCAAGCCGCCGCGCACCGAGGACCTCGACGGCGTCTGGGCCTCCGCGGCGGGCTGCATGCGCAACTACCTGATCCTGCGGGAGCGTGCGACCGCCTTCCGCGCCGACCCGGAGGTGCAGGACGCGCTGCGTGCCTCACGCCTGGACGAACTGACGCAGCCCACCGCGGCGGACGGTCTGCAGGCGCTGCTCGCCGACCGGACGGCCTTCGAGGAGTTCGACGTGGAGGCGGCTGCCGCGCGCGGCATGGCCTTCGAGCGGCTCGACCAGCTGGCCATGGACCACCTCCTCGGCGCGCGGGGCTGA